Proteins encoded in a region of the Buteo buteo chromosome 11, bButBut1.hap1.1, whole genome shotgun sequence genome:
- the LOC142036603 gene encoding arylamine N-acetyltransferase, pineal gland isozyme NAT-10 produces the protein MNLEEYFARTGYKGSLEKQDLETLTDIFQHHIRAVPFENLSIHCGEKITLEFEHVYNKIVRRKRGGWCMENNQLLGWVLKHLGYDTSFLGAYVFNPHQNAYATIMTHLLVKVVIDGKAYIVDGGFGVSYQMWQPMELVSGKDQPQAPGVFRFTEKNAIWYLEKMRRKQYIPNQNFSNSDLLEKKECRKVYMFNLEPRTVEEFRFQCTYLQTSPDSLFTKKSICTLQTTDGFRALIGWTLTETTYNYKENMDLVEFITLEDEEVEKTLKEKFNVTLDRKLVPINVKGFYTI, from the coding sequence ATGAACCTTGAAGAGTATTTTGCAAGAACTGGCTATAAAGGTTCCCTTGAAAAACAAGATTTGGAAACCTTAACCGATATATTCCAGCACCACATCCGTGCTGTTCCCTTCGAAAACCTCAGCATCCACTGCGGGGAGAAAATTACTTTGGAGTTCGAGCACGTTTATAACAAAATCGTGCGGAGGAAGAGGGGTGGCTGGTGCATGGAAAACAACCAGCTGTTGGGTTGGGTCCTGAAACACCTGGGGTACGACACCAGCTTTCTGGGAGCGTATGTGTTCAATCCACATCAAAACGCGTATGCTACCATCATGACCCACCTCCTTGTAAAGGTAGTTATTGATGGCAAAGCCTATATTGTTGATGGAGGCTTTGGTGTATCCTATCAGATGTGGCAACCGATGGAGCTTGTGTCGGGGAAAGACCAGCCCCAGGCTCCCGGTGTCTTTCGCTTCACGGAAAAAAATGCCATCTGGTACCTTGAGAAAATGAGACGGAAACAATACATTCCCAATCAAAATTTCTCTAATTCTGAtcttctggagaaaaaagagTGTCGGAAAGTTTATATGTTCAATCTGGAGCCACGGACAGTGGAAGAGTTCCGTTTCCAGTGCACGTACCTTCAGACATCTCCAGACTCCCTCTTTACAAAGAAGTCCATCTGCACCCTCCAGACCACTGATGGCTTTCGAGCGCTAATTGGGTGGACACTCACTGAGACCACATACAACTACAAGGAAAATATGGATCTGGTGGAATTCATAACTCTCGAAGATgaagaggtggaaaaaacaCTCAAAGAGAAATTCAACGTAACCCTAGATAGAAAACTTGTCCCAATTAATGTCAAAGGATTTTATACAATCTAG
- the LOC142036602 gene encoding arylamine N-acetyltransferase, liver isozyme-like: MNIQDYLARISYHESHQDADLQTLTVIFQHHIQAIPFENLSMHCGETIELDLQSIYNKIVRKKRGGWCLESNYLLFWALQELGYDICILGGNSYEPATKTYTSEINHILLKVVIKGNSYIVDAAFGGAYQAWQPLMLISGKDQAQTPGIFRFMEDNGTWYFEKVKRKHYIPEQQSVPFTDTPELGNIRKIYTFTLKPRHINDFQELNAYLQVSPDNILRKKSICTLQTTEGLYALVGWTFTEMKYNYMEDMDLVQITTLTDEEVEKTLKDKFNIVLENKLVPVNVRGLPPNLVDTI; this comes from the coding sequence ATGAACATTCAAGACTATTTAGCAAGAATTTCTTACCATGAGTCCCATCAGGATGCAGACTTACAAACCTTAACAGTCATCTTCCAGCATCACATCCAGGCAATTCCTTTTGAAAACCTCAGCATGCATTGTGGGGAGACCATCGAACTGGATTTACAATCTATTTACAATAAGATTGTGAGAAAGAAACGTGGTGGATGGTGCCTGGAAAGCAACTACCTTCTGTTTTGGGCCTTGCAAGAATTAGGGTACGACATCTGTATTCTTGGAGGAAACAGTTATGAACCTGCCACGAAGACATACACTTCTGAGATAAATCATATCCTACTGAAGGTGGTGATCAAGGGAAATTCCTACATAGTAGATGCGGCTTTTGGCGGTGCCTACCAGGCGTGGCAGCCATTGATGTTGATTTCTGGGAAGGATCAAGCCCAGACCCCTGGCATCTTCCGCTTCATGGAAGACAACGGCACCTGGTACTTTGAgaaagtgaaaaggaagcatTATATTCCCGAGCAGCAAAGTGTCCCTTTCACTGATACTCCAGAACTGGGGAAtatcagaaaaatatatacattcaCTCTCAAGCCGCGACATATAAATGACTTCCAGGAGCTAAACGCATACCTACAAGTGTCTCCAGATAACATACTTAGGAAGAAGTCGATCTGCACTCTCCAAACCACTGAAGGGCTTTATGCCTTAGTTGGATGGACCTTCACTGAGATGAAGTATAACTACATGGAGGACATGGACCTGGTGCAGATCACAACTCTTACAGATGAAGAGGttgagaaaacactgaaagacaAATTCAATATAGTGCTGGAGAACAAACTTGTACCAGTAAACGTTCGTGGCTTGCCACCTAATTTAGTGGATACAATCTAA